AACCTCTTCGCCTCCCCCCTGCAAACCAGCGTAGCCATCACCGCCTCCCTCCTCCCCGACATCGACCACCCCAAGTCCTTAATCGGCACTCTCCTGAAACCCCTTTCCCTCACCATCAACCGCCGCTATGGCCACCGGCGCCAACAGCCTGGCGCTGGTCTTCTTCTTTGCCTACTTCTCCCACCTGATGCTGGACATGATGACGCTGCAAGGGGTGCCCCTACTCTACCCTATCACCAATAACCCTTTTGTGATCCCCGGCAACCCGGGCTACCGCATCCGCACGGGCGACCTCCGGGCGGAGGCCGTGATGTACCGCATCCGCACGGGCGACCTCCGGGCGGAGGCCGTGATGTTCTGCTTGTTCCTCTCGCTGGGGCTCTTCCTCCGCCCCCTCTTCGAGCATGGGTTCTGGACGTCCTACAACCGCCTGTTCGGCACGATGCAGCACCTCTACCTGGAGTTTCAGCGGTCGGAGGACTTGCTGGAGGTGCGGTACCGGGCGCATAAGGGGAGCCTGGAGTTGTCGGGAAAAGGCTATTGCCTGGAGGCGAAGCCGGCACGGGCAGTCCTGCTGCAGGGGGATAGCCTGGTGGTGCTGGACCTGTCGGAATTGGTGGTCAAGGAGGTGGAGCCTACGCACACGGGACGGCAATTCTTCTTCCGGGAACACCGCTTCGTGGGCATCGGCGTAGATAGCCTCCAGCGCTTGGTGGGCAAACACATCGTCGCAAAACTGGATGTAGTGGCGGACAGCCCCTTCCTGGTGACGGCAAACGGTGTTACTTCCGAACAACGCCGCTTTGAATCGGGCTTCCTGCTGGAACCCGTGTTCCACGAGTTGTTCGATTCAATAGAGGCAGAGGTATTCGTCTACGAGCCCAACCCCCGGATTCCAGTCCTGCGGGAGCAGCTCCGCAGCCTCCGGCGGGAGAACCTCAGCCGGTCAGAGGCTACAGCCCGCCACACTCAGCGCTTGGCGGAACTCGAAACCCAACTACTGAGGGAAAGGGATATGGTGGCCCGCGAAGCCCTCTACCAACAGTTGGCAGAAGGGCGAAAACAGAAACTACCACTACCGGATTTTCCTAAGGCCCACGAACTACAAGTAGAGATCGCCGCACTGCAGAACCAGGAGCAGGCCCGCAACGCCCGTCAACTGGAAGCCACCGAGCGCCGCAACC
This is a stretch of genomic DNA from Polyangiaceae bacterium. It encodes these proteins:
- a CDS encoding metal-dependent hydrolase produces the protein MATGANSLALVFFFAYFSHLMLDMMTLQGVPLLYPITNNPFVIPGNPGYRIRTGDLRAEAVMYRIRTGDLRAEAVMFCLFLSLGLFLRPLFEHGFWTSYNRLFGTMQHLYLEFQRSEDLLEVRYRAHKGSLELSGKGYCLEAKPARAVLLQGDSLVVLDLSELVVKEVEPTHTGRQFFFREHRFVGIGVDSLQRLVGKHIVAKLDVVADSPFLVTANGVTSEQRRFESGFLLEPVFHELFDSIEAEVFVYEPNPRIPVLREQLRSLRRENLSRSEATARHTQRLAELETQLLRERDMVAREALYQQLAEGRKQKLPLPDFPKAHELQVEIAALQNQEQARNARQLEATERRNRQAERQPAKFTGYLTTVEIDGL